In Rhipicephalus microplus isolate Deutch F79 chromosome 7, USDA_Rmic, whole genome shotgun sequence, one genomic interval encodes:
- the LOC142767359 gene encoding uncharacterized protein LOC142767359, which produces MGKTLSRHCRTSRREPPLSVTSVDDCVDPCKGTTDPECPCLTFDKLATLNDRLRVVRLELVEILPGRLSLSWYESPWESSKLELAATSQYGPRHSPVLGDVREDLATRDSNLERATALEMEERTRALRLVQDILATHRCIAVVEVEGRTFCGHEDLLRDAITSAGSSLRAFRVRDVYRFSRPLVDDLGDAVGALSHLRELTWTYDKLQKPLSGRLLTFFRTTSSLTSLDLTEIHMPFPNAEKLFSALKKNSSLIKLTLSACLVITEPDETSGLLRDYLSRGHCDHLLSLTVRKSCTSHPPSLSAIVDGVCENRTLQDLSVAGFFLGRWNFGVVAKLLSENRTLRRLTLIGTSWFEVFQGSFKSRDQWKRRESEAPNSFPRCLQALAGHRSLEQLTVDVSTFTVQQCFALCEAVHANKLLSAVTLARVQNEDLGPFCDVIRKTKTEHRVRLDHGYILKEGSCNDVVQYPALIKKVVLDRSNFREPQLMDEALRSLPRFDQVNSLSLNVDISQELFGDVATFLKTTTSLRRLDLSIPTSEPGNLEPILHVLGQNRSIRTLRIHKMRIADPEIQLLATTVADSSTLCEFGFFVEDNECATLKTFLWELEPWFSCNYSILELSHSRVDDCPKYLSVQRIPRRNMALAVQASHFVLGVNVSKRCARALEQVSNGQGVVRTVAGFASVDETTAAELVQQAMGRLADMTTFMKIAGVVRETLVCHTVSGENLRGGPRLQLDQLDADSWRHVRRYIRLADILDSDFHPPL; this is translated from the coding sequence ATGGGGAAAACACTCAGCCGCCATTGTCGCACCAGTCGACGAGAGCCGCCTCTTTCGGTCACGTCGGTCGATGACTGCGTAGATCCCTGCAAAGGCACCACAGATCCGGAATGTCCTTGCCTCACCTTTGACAAGCTGGCAACGCTCAACGATCGCTTGAGAGTGGTGCGACTCGAACTAGTGGAAATCCTGCCTGGACGGTTGTCCCTGTCATGGTACGAGTCGCCATGGGAGTCGAGCAAACTGGAGCTCGCCGCCACGTCTCAGTACGGCCCCCGTCATTCGCCTGTCCTCGGAGACGTCCGGGAGGACCTCGCCACCAGAGACAGCAACCTCGAGCGGGCCACAGCGTTGGAGATGGAGGAGAGAACGCGAGCCCTGAGACTCGTGCAAGACATTCTCGCGACTCACCGCTGCATCGCCGTCGTCGAAGTCGAAGGTCGCACGTTCTGCGGTCACGAAGACCTGCTACGGGACGCCATAACGAGCGCCGGCTCGTCTCTGAGGGCGTTCAGGGTTCGCGACGTCTATCGCTTCAGTCGGCCTCTCGTTGACGACCTGGGCGATGCCGTGGGTGCCCTGAGCCACCTTCGAGAGCTCACCTGGACGTATGACAAACTGCAGAAACCTCTCTCCGGCAGGCTGCTGACTTTCTTTCGGACGACGTCATCTTTGACGTCTCTCGACCTAACTGAGATCCACATGCCATTCCCGAACGCCGAGAAACTCTTCAGCGCCCTCAAGAAGAACTCCAGCCTCATAAAATTAACGCTCAGCGCTTGCCTCGTGATCACCGAACCTGACGAGACTAGTGGCCTGCTCCGAGACTACTTGAGCAGAGGGCACTGCGACCACTTGCTGTCTCTCACGGTGCGAAAGAGCTGTACAAGTCACCCGCCGTCCCTAAGCGCCATCGTAGACGGCGTCTGTGAAAACCGGACGCTACAGGACTTGAGCGTCGCGGGTTTCTTCCTGGGCCGTTGGAACTTTGGAGTCGTCGCTAAGCTGCTTAGTGAGAACAGGACGCTGCGGCGACTCACGCTCATCGGGACGTCTTGGTTTGAAGTCTTCCAGGGCAGCTTCAAGTCGCGCGATCAGTGGAAGAGACGCGAGTCCGAGGCACCCAACAGCTTTCCCCGATGCCTTCAGGCCCTTGCAGGGCATCGGTCACTGGAGCAGCTCACCGTCGATGTTTCGACGTTCACGGTGCAACAATGCTTCGCCCTCTGCGAGGCTGTTCATGCCAACAAGTTACTCAGCGCTGTTACGCTTGCCCGCGTGCAGAACGAGGACCTGGGCCCCTTTTGTGATGTCATTCGGAAGACAAAAACCGAACATCGCGTCCGCCTGGACCACGGTTACATCCTCAAGGAGGGCTCCTGCAACGACGTGGTTCAGTACCCCGCCTTGATCAAAAAGGTGGTCCTGGACCGGAGCAACTTTCGCGAACCACAGCTGATGGACGAAGCTCTGCGGTCGCTGCCACGATTCGACCAGGTCAACTCGCTTTCCCTGAACGTGGACATCTCTCAGGAGCTGTTCGGTGACGTCGCTACATTTCTGAAAACGACAACGTCGCTCAGGAGGCTAGACCTGTCAATTCCCACGAGCGAACCTGGAAATCTCGAACCAATCCTGCACGTACTCGGGCAGAACAGGAGTATTCGGACGCTGCGGATACACAAGATGCGCATCGCCGATCCCGAAATCCAACTGCTGGCCACGACGGTAGCGGACAGCTCCACTCTATGCGAGTTCGGATTTTTCGTCGAAGACAACGAGTGCGCAACGCTCAAGACTTTTCTCTGGGAGTTGGAACCGTGGTTCTCCTGCAACTACTCCATACTGGAGCTCAGCCACAGTCGCGTCGACGACTGTCCTAAATACCTTAGCGTCCAGCGAATCCCAAGACGCAACATGGCGCTGGCCGTGCAGGCTTCGCACTTCGTCCTGGGCGTGAACGTCAGCAAGAGGTGCGCCAGGGCATTAGAACAAGTGTCCAATGGTCAAGGTGTAGTTAGGACGGTAGCCGGATTCGCCTCTGTGGATGAGACGACGGCAGCTGAACTTGTCCAGCAGGCCATGGGGCGACTGGCCGACATGACCACATTTATGAAGATAGCGGGTGTGGTAAGAGAGACCCTCGTCTGCCATACGGTCAGCGGAGAAAACTTGAGAGGGGGCCCACGTTTGCAGCTGGATCAACTGGACGCAGACAGCTGGCGGCACGTGAGGCGGTACATCAGACTGGCCGACATCTTGGACAGTGACTTTCACCCTCCTCTGTAA